A window of Phycisphaerae bacterium genomic DNA:
CAAAATAATAAATTACAACTTTTTGCCTGTTGGGATTGTAACCGGAAAGAGCCATATTATGTTATTCCTTATATTCTGAATTTATTTTTTATTGAAATATGTTACGCCCTCGTCTGTAACGAGCATATCAATCGGCTGGTCATGCTCTACAGTCGGTACGTTTTCCAAAAGCTGTTCGGAAAAAGCAAGACCGCACTTTACGGCCTGCAATCTCGGATGCACAAAAAATCTGTCGTAGTAAGAGCCGCCGCGTCCGAGACGATTGCCTTTGCTGTCGAAAGCAAGGCCGGGCGTTACGATAAGGTCTATATCCTCCAGCGGTACGGGTATTCCTGTAACCGGGTTCCGCAGACCGCCGGCTTCGGTGGCGATGCCTGTTTCGAGAGAATTTATGATAACAGCTATCATATGTCTCTGCTGCCAGGAAATCTTCGGAACTGCGACAACCTTCGAGTGCTGCCAGGCATAAAGAATAAAAGACGCCGTATCAATCTCATGCGGCAGAGAAAGAAATGTCATTATCGTGTTGGCATTGCGAAATTCAGGTGTTTCCACCAGATTCTTGCAAGCCATCTGACTTTTATCAACCCGCTGCTGGCCGGTCATCCTGCAAAGCTGCGACCTAATCTGCTGGCGAAGCTGCTGTTTGTCCATTCAATATCCCTCCGTTGGATTACTCACAATTGCGACTTTGCCTCTTTTATCAAATTTTCAAGTTTTTGCAAATAATCCTTCATATTTTTTTCTCTTCCCCGGCCGGTAGGGCTGTAATAAGCGGAGGTTTTCCCCGGAAGGTATTCCTGAGCGACAAAACCATCCGGACTGTCGTGGGGATATTTGTATTCGGCACCGTAACCCTGCTTTTTGGCCCCTGAGTAATGGGAATCCTTCAAATGTTTGGGTACAGGGACGGTACGTTTGTTTTTGACATCGCTTAAGGCCGACCAGATTGCCTTTGCCGAGGCGTTCGATTTCGGGGCACAGGCGATATAAATAGCGGCCTGGG
This region includes:
- a CDS encoding 5-formyltetrahydrofolate cyclo-ligase, translated to MDKQQLRQQIRSQLCRMTGQQRVDKSQMACKNLVETPEFRNANTIMTFLSLPHEIDTASFILYAWQHSKVVAVPKISWQQRHMIAVIINSLETGIATEAGGLRNPVTGIPVPLEDIDLIVTPGLAFDSKGNRLGRGGSYYDRFFVHPRLQAVKCGLAFSEQLLENVPTVEHDQPIDMLVTDEGVTYFNKK